The following proteins come from a genomic window of Pseudomonas sp. MAG733B:
- a CDS encoding metal ABC transporter ATPase, producing MPRTLIRKNPSNFKTLPLFVEATPEGLSYQSVGRPLNFSQILQRRRPVTVADSERFSLELANLGVSVRLTLHWQNRDYWVLVRQRRQDRGDVVLKLISGYVPAHELNLPLHTAIQEIAEECLLETPEGWLGGRFNDTWLPAPYSSALHYREALPFRLTPLSGSARPVRCANLQLIERPRAYVHLPTASLQLIYDLRLDVPKEAKPLSLFHVDERLEGDQLVARLDRKRPDLYLMPLQDGHPTAELYTLKKDQLYPASTRGLYLAESFARQEGWLVRDERIRWKDWVRQQGLTPPGKNSGLALLRGKAKQLLKKIVPRKAAR from the coding sequence ATGCCGCGTACGCTCATAAGAAAGAACCCGAGCAACTTCAAGACCCTGCCGTTATTCGTCGAAGCGACTCCCGAAGGCCTGAGTTATCAGAGCGTCGGGAGACCGCTCAACTTCTCCCAGATCCTGCAACGTCGCCGCCCGGTAACCGTCGCCGATAGCGAGCGGTTTTCTCTTGAGCTGGCCAACCTCGGGGTTTCGGTGCGCCTGACCCTGCATTGGCAGAATCGCGATTACTGGGTGTTGGTGCGCCAACGTCGCCAGGACCGTGGCGACGTAGTGCTCAAGCTGATTTCCGGATATGTACCGGCCCATGAACTGAACCTGCCGTTGCACACGGCGATCCAGGAAATTGCCGAGGAGTGCCTGCTGGAAACCCCGGAAGGCTGGCTCGGCGGGCGCTTCAACGATACATGGCTGCCGGCGCCCTATTCGTCTGCCCTGCATTACCGCGAAGCCCTGCCGTTTCGCCTGACGCCATTGTCGGGCTCGGCACGACCGGTGCGCTGCGCCAATCTGCAGTTGATCGAACGTCCACGGGCCTATGTGCACTTGCCGACCGCGTCGTTGCAGTTGATCTACGATTTGCGCCTGGACGTGCCCAAGGAAGCCAAGCCCCTGAGCCTGTTCCATGTCGACGAACGACTGGAAGGCGATCAACTGGTGGCCCGCCTCGACCGCAAGCGTCCCGATCTGTACCTGATGCCTTTGCAGGACGGCCACCCCACGGCCGAGCTCTATACCTTGAAAAAGGATCAGCTGTATCCGGCGAGCACGCGAGGGTTGTACCTGGCGGAAAGCTTTGCCCGACAGGAAGGCTGGCTGGTGAGGGATGAGCGGATTCGCTGGAAGGATTGGGTGCGGCAGCAGGGATTGACCCCACCAGGGAAGAATTCGGGGTTGGCGCTATTACGCGGGAAAGCGAAGCAGCTGCTGAAGAAGATCGTGCCGCGCAAGGCTGCACGATAG
- a CDS encoding aldo/keto reductase: protein MSQPTLHDLHRPLGTTGLLVSPLGLGTVKLGRDQGVKYPNGFQIPDDDEARMLLKLTRDLGINLIDTAPAYGRSEERLGPLLRGQRQDWVIVSKVGEEFADGQSRHDFSAAHTRFSVERSLQRLETDFIDLVLVHSDGNDMAILNDCEVYATLAELKAEGKIRGFGFSGKTVEGGLKALEQGDCAMVTYNLNEQTEKPVIDYAAAHGKAILVKKALASGHVCLSPGVDPVRASFELLFEHPGVASAIVGTINPLHLAHNVATVAQVLRSN, encoded by the coding sequence ATGAGCCAACCAACGCTGCACGACCTGCATCGTCCCTTGGGCACCACCGGCCTGCTGGTATCGCCGCTGGGCCTGGGCACGGTAAAACTCGGTCGCGATCAAGGGGTGAAGTACCCCAACGGTTTCCAGATCCCGGATGATGATGAAGCGCGGATGCTGCTCAAACTCACGCGCGATCTGGGCATCAACCTGATCGACACCGCTCCGGCCTACGGTCGCAGCGAAGAGCGCCTTGGCCCATTGCTGCGTGGTCAGCGTCAGGATTGGGTGATTGTCAGCAAGGTCGGCGAAGAGTTTGCCGACGGTCAGTCGCGCCACGATTTCAGCGCCGCGCATACTCGGTTCTCGGTAGAGCGCAGCCTGCAACGGCTGGAAACGGATTTCATCGATCTGGTGCTGGTGCACTCCGATGGCAACGATATGGCCATCCTCAACGACTGCGAAGTCTATGCGACCCTCGCCGAGCTCAAGGCTGAGGGCAAGATTCGCGGCTTCGGCTTTTCCGGCAAAACCGTTGAAGGCGGTTTGAAGGCGCTGGAGCAAGGTGATTGCGCGATGGTCACCTACAATCTGAACGAACAAACCGAGAAGCCGGTCATTGACTATGCTGCTGCTCACGGCAAAGCCATTCTGGTGAAAAAAGCCCTCGCCAGCGGCCACGTGTGCCTGAGTCCGGGGGTGGATCCGGTGCGTGCCAGTTTCGAGTTGTTGTTTGAACATCCGGGTGTTGCCAGTGCTATTGTCGGGACCATCAATCCGCTGCACCTCGCCCATAACGTCGCGACCGTTGCCCAAGTCCTACGTAGCAACTGA
- a CDS encoding FAD-dependent oxidoreductase, whose protein sequence is MPSVISTDVLIVGAGVAGLWLNARLRRQGFSTVLVESASLGGGQSVKSQGIIHGGAKYALHGALTGASEAIADMPRRWREALAGDGELDLSGVRLLSEAHYLWSPGTIAGNLTSFFASKAVRGRVDQVKGDQLPPALQDKRFKGKVYRLAELVIDVPSLVQRLADLAGDGLLAGQKIEPLLEGGVLVGLKVDEREIRAQRIVLSAGAGTAALLEALGLSQPAMQRRPLHMIIAKGPSLKPLYAHCLGGGTKPRITVTTHPAADGQWVWYMGGDIAESEGVAREPAEQIATAQKELGQLLPWIDLSTVQWATLRVDRAEPLQSGLTRPDNAFLAEEGRLLVGWPTKLALAPDFADRVIASLARDGIQPGPVTALPPLPKPPMGVPAWEQLLP, encoded by the coding sequence ATGCCATCCGTAATTTCCACCGACGTTCTGATTGTCGGCGCTGGTGTCGCCGGCCTCTGGCTGAACGCGCGCCTGCGCCGCCAGGGTTTTTCGACCGTGCTGGTGGAAAGCGCCAGCCTCGGCGGCGGGCAGAGCGTGAAGTCCCAGGGCATCATTCACGGCGGCGCCAAGTACGCGCTGCACGGCGCGCTGACCGGTGCCTCGGAAGCCATCGCCGACATGCCGCGCCGCTGGCGTGAAGCCTTGGCCGGTGACGGCGAGCTGGACCTGTCCGGTGTGCGCCTGCTGTCCGAAGCCCATTACCTGTGGTCCCCCGGCACGATCGCCGGCAACCTCACCAGTTTCTTCGCCAGCAAAGCCGTGCGCGGCCGCGTCGATCAGGTCAAGGGCGACCAACTGCCGCCCGCTCTGCAAGACAAACGTTTCAAGGGCAAGGTCTATCGCTTGGCCGAACTGGTGATCGACGTGCCGAGTCTGGTCCAGCGCCTGGCCGACCTGGCCGGTGACGGTTTGCTCGCCGGCCAAAAAATCGAACCGCTGCTGGAGGGTGGCGTGCTGGTCGGACTGAAGGTGGACGAACGCGAGATCCGCGCGCAACGCATCGTCTTGAGCGCTGGCGCCGGCACTGCTGCGCTGCTCGAAGCGCTGGGCCTGAGCCAACCGGCCATGCAACGCCGCCCGCTGCACATGATCATTGCCAAAGGCCCGAGCCTCAAACCGCTGTACGCCCACTGCCTGGGTGGCGGCACCAAACCGCGGATTACCGTGACCACGCACCCGGCGGCCGATGGTCAGTGGGTCTGGTACATGGGCGGCGATATCGCCGAAAGCGAAGGCGTGGCCCGTGAGCCCGCCGAACAGATTGCCACCGCACAGAAAGAACTTGGCCAATTGCTGCCCTGGATCGATCTGAGCACCGTGCAATGGGCCACCTTGCGCGTGGATCGTGCCGAACCGCTGCAATCGGGGCTGACCCGTCCCGACAATGCGTTCCTCGCCGAGGAAGGTCGACTGCTGGTGGGCTGGCCAACCAAACTGGCGTTGGCCCCGGACTTCGCCGACCGCGTGATCGCCAGCCTGGCCCGCGACGGCATTCAACCGGGTCCGGTGACCGCGCTGCCGCCGCTGCCAAAACCGCCAATGGGCGTTCCGGCCTGGGAGCAATTGCTGCCATGA
- a CDS encoding multidrug efflux SMR transporter — MTAYYYLAIAICAEVIATVSMKAVKGFSTPLPLVLVIVGYGIAFWMLTLVVRSVPVGVAYAVWAGMGIVMVSVAALFIYGQKLDVPAMLGMALIVLGVVVIQLFSKTAGH; from the coding sequence ATGACCGCTTACTACTACCTGGCCATAGCCATCTGCGCCGAAGTGATTGCCACTGTTTCGATGAAAGCGGTCAAAGGCTTCAGCACGCCGTTGCCGCTGGTGCTGGTCATCGTCGGCTATGGCATCGCCTTCTGGATGCTGACCCTGGTGGTGCGCAGCGTACCGGTGGGCGTTGCCTACGCGGTGTGGGCCGGCATGGGCATCGTGATGGTCAGCGTCGCCGCGCTGTTTATATATGGGCAGAAGCTAGATGTACCGGCGATGCTGGGCATGGCGCTGATTGTGTTGGGTGTTGTGGTGATTCAACTCTTCTCCAAAACCGCAGGGCATTGA
- a CDS encoding LysR family transcriptional regulator produces MNMQWNLEQLRLFVSVAEQRSFSAVARDQRKAQSAVSSSIALLEEDLGVSLFDRSSGRQPKLTEAGTALLDEAREVLRQCERLNGRALAMMRGQEARLRLAQDEAMPYSPVIESFEALAEKFPSLEVQLTSAAQGEVARKLVERRADLGLLFFHDQIPEALERRVLGSVEMVTVCGVDHPLAKQAQVDCQQLAQHRQLLMSTQSSVYPGSEPASPQVWRADSFYVMAEWLVRGLGWAWLPRHVVQYPTYHGQMVELSSEWTPPALVVELVWRRDEPLGPAARWLAERFAVHLQAIGEKSR; encoded by the coding sequence ATGAACATGCAATGGAATCTGGAGCAGTTGCGCTTGTTTGTCAGCGTAGCGGAGCAACGTTCGTTTTCCGCCGTGGCGCGGGACCAGCGCAAGGCGCAATCGGCGGTCAGTAGTTCGATTGCATTGCTGGAGGAAGACCTGGGCGTGAGCCTGTTCGACCGCAGCAGCGGCCGTCAGCCGAAACTCACTGAGGCCGGGACTGCATTGCTGGATGAGGCGCGTGAAGTGCTGCGCCAATGTGAGCGTCTCAACGGCCGGGCGCTGGCGATGATGCGCGGGCAAGAGGCGCGCCTGCGACTGGCTCAGGACGAGGCGATGCCGTATTCACCGGTCATCGAAAGTTTTGAGGCGCTGGCTGAAAAATTCCCCAGCCTTGAAGTGCAATTGACCAGCGCTGCCCAAGGCGAAGTCGCACGCAAACTGGTGGAGCGTCGCGCCGATCTCGGCTTGCTGTTCTTTCACGATCAGATCCCGGAAGCGCTGGAGCGGCGGGTGCTCGGCAGTGTGGAAATGGTGACCGTCTGCGGCGTCGATCATCCTTTGGCGAAGCAGGCGCAGGTCGATTGCCAGCAACTGGCGCAGCATCGCCAGTTGCTGATGTCCACCCAATCCAGTGTTTACCCCGGCAGCGAGCCGGCCAGCCCGCAAGTCTGGCGCGCCGACAGTTTTTACGTGATGGCCGAATGGCTGGTGCGCGGCCTCGGTTGGGCCTGGCTGCCGCGCCATGTGGTGCAGTACCCGACCTATCACGGCCAGATGGTTGAACTGAGCAGCGAATGGACCCCGCCAGCACTGGTGGTTGAGTTGGTCTGGCGTCGTGATGAACCGCTCGGCCCGGCCGCGCGCTGGCTTGCCGAACGTTTTGCCGTGCACTTGCAGGCGATCGGCGAGAAAAGCCGATAA
- the waaA gene encoding lipid IV(A) 3-deoxy-D-manno-octulosonic acid transferase has translation MNRTLYTALFYLGLPLVAIRLWLRSRKAPAYAKRIGERFSYGMPAMKPGGIWVHAVSVGESIAAAPMIRALLQRYPDLPITVTCMTPTGSERIHALFANEPRIQHCYLPYDLPCAAKRFLDRVRPKLAVIMETELWPNHIHQCAKRGIPVALANARLSERSAKGYGRFGKLTGPMLAEMSLFAVQTEAEALRFRNLGARAETVEVTGSIKFDLTIDPQLLQRAAELRGQWQAQERPVWIAASTHDGEDEVVLAAHRQLLAGHPDALLILVPRHPERFNSVFGLCQQQGFATVRRSSGEPVTAATSVLLGDTMGELLFLYALADSAFVGGSLVPNGGHNLLEPAALAKPVLSGPHLFNFLEIAAQLRSAGALQEVEDAEGLALAVQRLFELPRDAQRMAEAGLKVMRTNQGALQRLLDGLGRLIDR, from the coding sequence ATGAATAGAACTCTCTATACCGCGCTGTTTTATCTGGGGCTGCCATTGGTGGCGATTCGGCTGTGGCTGCGTTCGCGCAAGGCGCCGGCGTATGCCAAGCGCATTGGCGAGCGTTTCTCCTATGGGATGCCGGCGATGAAACCGGGTGGCATCTGGGTGCACGCGGTGTCGGTGGGCGAGAGCATTGCCGCTGCGCCGATGATTCGCGCCCTGTTGCAGCGTTATCCAGACCTGCCGATCACCGTGACCTGCATGACTCCGACCGGCTCGGAGCGCATCCACGCGTTGTTCGCCAATGAGCCGCGCATCCAGCACTGCTATCTGCCGTATGACTTGCCCTGTGCGGCAAAGCGCTTTCTTGATCGGGTCCGGCCAAAACTGGCGGTGATCATGGAAACCGAGCTGTGGCCCAACCACATTCATCAGTGCGCCAAGCGCGGGATTCCCGTGGCGTTGGCCAATGCGCGATTGTCCGAGCGCTCGGCCAAGGGTTATGGCCGCTTCGGCAAACTGACCGGGCCGATGCTCGCCGAGATGAGCCTGTTCGCGGTGCAGACCGAAGCCGAGGCCCTGCGCTTTCGTAACCTGGGCGCGCGTGCTGAAACCGTCGAGGTGACGGGTTCGATCAAGTTCGACCTGACCATCGACCCGCAACTGTTGCAGCGTGCCGCCGAGTTGCGCGGGCAATGGCAGGCGCAGGAGCGCCCGGTGTGGATCGCCGCCAGTACTCACGACGGCGAAGATGAAGTGGTGCTGGCGGCGCATCGTCAATTGCTGGCCGGACATCCCGATGCATTGCTGATTCTGGTGCCGCGTCATCCAGAGCGTTTCAATTCGGTGTTCGGGTTGTGCCAGCAGCAGGGGTTCGCCACGGTCCGGCGCTCCAGCGGTGAGCCGGTCACCGCCGCCACTTCAGTGTTGTTGGGCGACACCATGGGTGAACTGCTGTTTCTCTATGCCTTGGCCGACAGCGCTTTTGTCGGCGGCAGCCTGGTGCCGAACGGCGGGCATAACCTGCTGGAACCGGCGGCGCTGGCCAAACCGGTTTTAAGCGGCCCGCACCTGTTCAACTTCCTCGAAATCGCCGCGCAATTGCGCAGTGCCGGGGCGTTGCAGGAAGTGGAAGACGCCGAAGGGCTGGCGCTGGCGGTGCAGCGTTTGTTTGAATTGCCGAGGGATGCGCAGCGCATGGCGGAGGCGGGGCTGAAAGTGATGCGGACCAATCAGGGCGCGTTGCAGAGGTTGCTGGATGGGTTGGGGCGGTTGATCGACCGGTAA
- a CDS encoding TolC family outer membrane protein, which translates to MLRKLSLAVAVSCASTTMAWAAEAPMSTKNDLVSVYQEAVDNNADLAAAIAQYGAQKEVVPQARAGLLPNLSGGADVTSVRTSIDQPSATANRNAHSYQATLAQPLFRADRWFQFQAAKDVNEQAALQLSATEQNLILQTADSYFNVLRSQDNLASTKAEEAAFKRQLDQSNERFDVGLSDKTDVLNSQASYDTARANRIVAQRQVDDAFEALVTLTNRRYNAIWGISHNLPILPPAPNDAKAWVETAARQNLNLLASNYAVSAAEQTLKQRKAGHAPTVDAVARYEKGDNDALGFSNPNAFGQPYKGDVEQSSIGLQLNIPIYSGGLINSQVRQSYSQLDQTEQQRESLRRQIVENTRDLHRAVNTDVEQVQARKQSIISNQSAVEATEIGYQVGTRNIVDVLDAQRQLYTSVRDYNNTRYDYILDNLRLKQQAGTLNPGDLQDLARWLKADYNPDKDFLPPDLAKAAAEQLKARPGQ; encoded by the coding sequence ATGCTGCGCAAACTTTCACTGGCTGTTGCCGTGTCTTGTGCGTCCACCACAATGGCCTGGGCAGCAGAAGCGCCTATGTCGACAAAGAACGATCTGGTCAGCGTCTATCAGGAGGCGGTAGACAACAACGCCGACCTCGCCGCAGCCATCGCCCAGTATGGCGCGCAGAAAGAAGTCGTACCGCAGGCCCGCGCCGGGCTGCTGCCCAATCTGTCGGGTGGCGCGGATGTCACCAGCGTTCGCACGTCGATCGATCAACCGTCGGCCACCGCCAACCGCAATGCGCACTCCTACCAGGCAACCCTGGCGCAGCCACTGTTCCGTGCCGATCGCTGGTTCCAGTTCCAGGCCGCCAAGGACGTCAACGAACAGGCCGCCCTGCAACTCTCGGCGACCGAGCAAAACCTGATTCTGCAAACCGCCGACAGTTATTTCAACGTGCTGCGCAGCCAGGACAACCTGGCCTCGACCAAAGCCGAAGAAGCCGCGTTCAAGCGTCAACTGGACCAGTCCAACGAGCGTTTCGATGTCGGTCTCTCGGACAAGACCGACGTACTGAACTCACAGGCCAGCTACGACACCGCGCGCGCCAACCGGATCGTCGCGCAGCGCCAGGTGGATGATGCCTTCGAAGCGTTGGTGACCCTGACCAACCGTCGATACAACGCCATCTGGGGCATTTCCCATAACTTGCCGATCCTGCCGCCAGCACCGAATGATGCCAAGGCCTGGGTCGAAACCGCGGCCAGACAGAACCTCAATCTGTTGGCCAGCAACTACGCCGTCAGCGCCGCCGAGCAAACCCTCAAACAGCGCAAAGCCGGCCATGCACCGACCGTCGACGCGGTGGCCCGATACGAAAAAGGCGACAACGATGCACTGGGTTTCAGTAACCCGAACGCCTTCGGCCAGCCGTACAAAGGTGACGTCGAGCAATCCTCGATCGGCCTGCAACTGAACATCCCGATCTACAGCGGCGGCCTGATCAATTCCCAGGTGCGCCAGTCCTACTCGCAACTGGACCAGACCGAGCAGCAACGCGAATCCCTGCGACGGCAGATCGTCGAAAACACCCGCGACTTGCACCGCGCGGTGAACACCGACGTCGAGCAGGTACAGGCGCGCAAGCAATCGATCATTTCCAACCAGAGTGCGGTGGAAGCGACTGAAATCGGCTATCAGGTGGGTACGCGAAACATCGTCGACGTGCTGGATGCGCAGCGTCAGCTGTACACCTCGGTGCGTGATTACAACAACACCCGCTACGACTACATCCTCGACAACCTGCGCCTCAAGCAACAGGCCGGGACGTTGAATCCGGGGGATTTGCAGGATCTGGCGCGCTGGCTCAAGGCTGATTACAACCCGGACAAGGATTTCCTGCCGCCGGATCTGGCCAAGGCTGCGGCTGAACAGCTCAAAGCAAGACCGGGCCAATAA
- the thiC gene encoding phosphomethylpyrimidine synthase ThiC — translation MTIKAKNAINLSESAKVDEQSVQPFTRSQKIYVQGSRPDIRVPMREISLDVTPTDFGGEINAPVTVYDTSGPYTDPNVVIDVRKGLGDVRSAWIDDRGDTERLSGLSSNFGQERLADAELTKLRFAHVNNPRRAKAGANVSQMHYARKGIITAEMEYVAIRENMKLQEARAAGLLKQQHAGHSFGASIPKEITPEFVREEIARGRAIIPANINHTELEPMIIGRNFLVKINGNIGNSALGSSIEEEVAKLTWGIRWGSDTVMDLSTGKHIHETREWIIRNSPVPIGTVPIYQALEKVNGVAEDLTWELFRDTLIEQAEQGVDYFTIHAGVLLRYVPMTAKRVTGIVSRGGSIMAKWCLAHHKENFLYTHFDEICEIMKAYDVSFSLGDGLRPGSIADANDEAQFGELETLGELTKIAWKHDVQCMIEGPGHVPMQLIKENMDKQLECCDEAPFYTLGPLTTDIAPGYDHITSGIGAAMIGWFGCAMLCYVTPKEHLGLPNKDDVKTGIITYKIAAHAADLAKGHPGAQIRDNALSKARFEFRWEDQFNLGLDPDTARSYHDETLPKDSAKVAHFCSMCGPKFCSMKITQEVREYAANQRIEAVDVDVAQGMAEQAERFKKEGSQLYQKV, via the coding sequence ATGACCATAAAAGCAAAAAACGCGATCAATCTGAGTGAATCGGCCAAGGTCGATGAGCAGTCGGTTCAGCCGTTTACCCGTTCGCAAAAAATCTACGTACAGGGCTCTCGCCCGGACATCCGCGTACCAATGCGGGAAATCTCCCTCGACGTGACACCGACCGACTTCGGCGGCGAAATCAATGCGCCGGTAACGGTCTACGACACCTCGGGTCCGTACACCGATCCGAACGTGGTGATCGACGTGCGCAAAGGCCTGGGCGATGTGCGTTCGGCGTGGATCGACGACCGTGGCGACACCGAACGCCTGAGCGGTCTGAGCTCGAACTTCGGTCAGGAACGCCTCGCCGATGCCGAGCTGACCAAGCTGCGTTTTGCCCACGTGAACAACCCGCGCCGCGCCAAGGCCGGGGCCAACGTCAGCCAGATGCACTACGCGCGCAAAGGCATCATCACTGCCGAGATGGAATACGTCGCCATCCGCGAAAACATGAAGTTGCAAGAGGCCCGCGCTGCCGGCCTGTTGAAGCAGCAGCACGCCGGCCACAGTTTCGGCGCGAGCATCCCGAAAGAAATCACCCCTGAATTTGTACGCGAAGAAATCGCCCGCGGCCGCGCGATCATTCCGGCCAACATCAACCACACCGAACTGGAACCGATGATCATCGGCCGTAACTTCCTGGTGAAGATCAACGGCAACATCGGCAACAGTGCCTTGGGTTCGTCCATTGAAGAAGAAGTGGCGAAACTGACCTGGGGCATTCGCTGGGGTTCGGACACGGTGATGGATTTGTCCACAGGCAAACACATTCACGAAACCCGCGAGTGGATTATCCGCAACTCGCCGGTGCCGATCGGTACCGTGCCGATCTACCAGGCGCTGGAGAAGGTCAACGGCGTGGCCGAGGACCTGACCTGGGAGCTGTTCCGCGACACGTTGATCGAGCAGGCCGAGCAGGGCGTCGACTACTTCACCATCCACGCCGGCGTGCTGTTGCGCTACGTGCCGATGACCGCCAAACGCGTCACCGGTATCGTTTCCCGTGGCGGATCGATCATGGCCAAGTGGTGCCTGGCGCACCACAAAGAGAACTTCCTCTACACCCATTTCGACGAAATCTGCGAAATCATGAAGGCCTACGACGTCAGCTTCTCGCTGGGCGATGGCCTGCGTCCGGGCTCGATTGCCGATGCCAACGACGAAGCGCAATTCGGCGAACTGGAAACCCTCGGCGAGTTGACCAAGATTGCCTGGAAGCACGACGTGCAGTGCATGATCGAAGGTCCTGGCCACGTGCCGATGCAGTTGATCAAAGAGAACATGGACAAGCAGCTGGAGTGCTGCGACGAGGCGCCGTTCTACACCCTCGGCCCGCTGACCACCGACATTGCACCGGGCTACGACCACATCACCTCCGGCATCGGTGCGGCGATGATCGGCTGGTTCGGTTGCGCCATGCTCTGCTACGTGACGCCGAAGGAACACCTGGGCCTGCCGAACAAGGATGACGTGAAGACCGGGATCATCACCTACAAGATCGCCGCGCACGCCGCCGATCTGGCGAAAGGGCATCCGGGCGCGCAGATCCGCGACAATGCCTTGAGCAAGGCGCGCTTCGAATTCCGTTGGGAAGACCAGTTCAACCTGGGCCTTGATCCGGACACCGCTCGTTCGTATCACGATGAGACGTTGCCGAAGGATTCGGCGAAGGTCGCGCACTTTTGTTCGATGTGCGGGCCGAAATTCTGCTCAATGAAAATCACCCAGGAAGTCCGCGAGTACGCGGCCAACCAACGGATCGAGGCGGTGGACGTGGATGTCGCCCAAGGCATGGCCGAACAGGCCGAGCGCTTCAAGAAGGAAGGCAGTCAGCTGTACCAAAAAGTTTGA
- the cytX gene encoding putative hydroxymethylpyrimidine transporter CytX has product MSIQPSTYSPDIAVPIDKRVFGGRDLFSLWFSLGIGLMVLQTGALLAPGLGLSGSLLAIFLGTLVGVLLLAAVGVIGSDTGLSSMAALKLSLGAKGASLPAVLNLLQLIGWGSFEIIVMRDAASLLGAKAFSDGSAMSNPILWTLFFGALATLLAVSGPLTFVRQILRKWGIWLLLAACIWLTWNLFAKADLAALWAQAGDGSMPFAVGFDIAIAMPLSWLPLIADYSRFGKRAKNVFGGTAIGFFIGNFWLMSLGVAYTLAFAPSGEVNALLLALAGAGLGIPLLLILLDESENAFADIHSAAVSSGILLRLKVEHLALAIGVVCTLIALLAPLAQYQNFLLLIGSVFAPLFGVVLVDHFILRKRSGQVASAALRWPALLAWLGGVSTYHLLANLYPDIGATLPALVVAGLLQLVLGRAFSYGRETARA; this is encoded by the coding sequence TTGAGCATTCAACCCAGCACTTATTCACCTGATATCGCGGTGCCGATCGACAAACGTGTCTTCGGCGGTCGCGACCTGTTTTCCCTGTGGTTCTCCCTCGGCATCGGCCTGATGGTCCTGCAGACCGGCGCACTGCTCGCACCGGGCCTGGGCCTGTCCGGCTCGTTGCTGGCGATTTTCCTCGGCACGCTGGTTGGCGTTCTGTTGCTGGCAGCGGTCGGCGTGATCGGCAGCGACACCGGCCTGTCGTCGATGGCCGCACTCAAACTCAGCCTCGGTGCCAAAGGCGCGAGCCTGCCGGCGGTGCTGAACCTGTTGCAACTGATCGGTTGGGGCTCGTTCGAAATCATCGTCATGCGCGATGCCGCCAGCCTGCTGGGCGCAAAGGCTTTCAGCGACGGTAGCGCAATGTCCAACCCGATACTGTGGACGCTGTTCTTCGGCGCCTTGGCAACCTTGTTGGCCGTCAGTGGGCCGTTGACCTTCGTGCGCCAGATCCTGCGTAAGTGGGGCATCTGGCTGCTGCTGGCTGCGTGCATCTGGCTGACCTGGAACCTGTTCGCCAAGGCTGATCTGGCCGCGTTGTGGGCACAAGCTGGTGACGGTTCGATGCCGTTCGCCGTGGGCTTCGACATTGCCATCGCCATGCCGCTGTCGTGGCTGCCGCTGATTGCCGACTACTCGCGTTTCGGCAAGCGGGCGAAAAACGTCTTCGGTGGCACCGCCATCGGTTTCTTCATCGGTAATTTCTGGCTGATGAGCCTGGGTGTGGCCTACACGCTGGCGTTCGCGCCGAGCGGTGAAGTCAATGCTTTGCTGTTGGCGCTGGCGGGTGCCGGCCTGGGGATTCCGCTGCTGCTGATTCTGCTGGATGAATCGGAAAACGCCTTTGCCGATATTCACTCGGCGGCGGTGTCCAGCGGGATTCTGTTGCGCTTGAAAGTCGAGCACCTGGCGTTGGCCATCGGCGTGGTCTGCACCTTGATCGCCTTGCTGGCGCCATTGGCGCAGTACCAGAACTTCCTGCTGTTGATCGGCTCGGTATTTGCGCCGCTGTTCGGCGTGGTGCTGGTGGATCACTTCATCCTGCGCAAACGCAGTGGCCAGGTGGCGTCAGCCGCATTGCGCTGGCCGGCGCTGCTCGCCTGGCTGGGCGGGGTCAGCACTTATCATCTGCTGGCCAATCTGTATCCGGACATCGGCGCAACCCTGCCAGCATTGGTGGTGGCAGGGCTGCTGCAACTGGTGCTGGGCCGGGCCTTCAGTTACGGCCGGGAAACAGCTCGGGCTTGA